In the genome of Cellvibrio sp. KY-YJ-3, one region contains:
- the metG gene encoding methionine--tRNA ligase — MTHSSNNPARKILVTSALPYANGAIHLGHLVEYIQTDIWVRFQKLRGVDCTYVCADDAHGTAIMLKAEQLGHSAEQQIANVKAEHEADFAAFNIAFDNYHSTHSTENHELSNMIYGRLKANGHIASKSITQAYDPEKQLFLADRYIKGTCPKCKTEDQYGDNCEKCGATYSPMDLINPKSAISGATPVAKDSEHFFFTLPEFSDFLKGWTRAGHLQDEVANKMAEWLDAGLQSWDISRDAPYFGFEIPGEPGKYFYVWLDAPIGYIASLKNLLDKKGEDWYEYWKPDSTAEVYHFIGKDIVNFHALFWPAMLHSANLRTPTKICVHGFLTVNGTKMSKSRGTFINARTYLDHLNPEYLRYYFAAKLTSNVDDIDLNLEDFIQRVNSDLVGKVVNIASRTAKFINNAGGVLTNEIADADLWQKFVDGGETIANYYETRDYSKAMREIMALADAANEYIATQEPWKLAKQAGAEARTQAVCTLGINMFRALLTYLKPVLPALTADAEAFLGETLSWNAPISFRAGEKINEFKPLLTRIEKDKVDAMIDSSKEALATAAPKAEEKTSDVEPIAAEIDFTDFAKVDLRIALIANAEHVEGSDKLLRLTLDLGGETRNVFSGIKSAYDPKDLVGKLTVVVANLKPRKMKFGMSEGMVLAAGPGDKEIYLLEPHAGAKPGQRVM, encoded by the coding sequence ATGACTCACTCATCCAACAATCCTGCTCGTAAGATTTTAGTTACCAGCGCCCTGCCCTATGCCAATGGTGCTATTCACCTCGGCCATTTGGTGGAATATATCCAGACCGACATTTGGGTGCGCTTCCAAAAACTGCGCGGTGTGGACTGCACTTACGTATGCGCCGACGATGCCCACGGCACAGCGATCATGCTCAAAGCCGAGCAGTTGGGTCACTCGGCCGAGCAGCAAATCGCCAATGTAAAAGCCGAGCATGAGGCGGATTTCGCTGCGTTTAATATCGCCTTTGATAATTACCATTCAACGCACAGCACTGAAAACCACGAACTTTCGAACATGATTTATGGCCGGTTGAAGGCCAATGGCCATATCGCCAGCAAGAGCATTACCCAAGCTTACGATCCGGAAAAGCAGCTGTTCCTCGCCGACCGTTACATCAAAGGCACCTGCCCGAAATGTAAAACCGAAGATCAATATGGCGATAACTGCGAGAAGTGCGGCGCGACTTATTCACCAATGGATTTGATCAATCCCAAATCGGCGATTTCTGGTGCAACACCTGTTGCCAAAGACTCCGAACACTTCTTTTTTACCCTGCCTGAATTCAGTGATTTCCTGAAGGGCTGGACGCGCGCCGGTCATTTGCAGGATGAAGTGGCCAACAAGATGGCCGAATGGCTCGACGCCGGTTTGCAATCTTGGGATATCTCCCGCGATGCGCCCTACTTCGGCTTTGAAATTCCCGGTGAACCCGGCAAGTATTTTTATGTATGGCTGGATGCGCCCATCGGTTATATCGCCAGCTTGAAAAACCTGCTCGATAAGAAAGGCGAAGATTGGTATGAGTACTGGAAGCCAGACTCCACTGCAGAGGTGTATCACTTTATCGGCAAGGACATAGTGAATTTCCACGCGCTGTTCTGGCCTGCAATGTTGCATTCCGCCAATTTACGCACGCCAACCAAAATCTGTGTGCACGGATTCCTCACCGTGAACGGCACCAAGATGAGCAAGTCGCGCGGCACCTTTATCAATGCGCGCACTTACCTTGATCATTTGAATCCGGAATACCTGCGTTACTACTTCGCCGCCAAGCTCACCAGCAATGTTGATGATATCGACCTGAATTTGGAAGATTTCATTCAGCGCGTGAATTCGGATTTGGTGGGTAAGGTAGTGAATATCGCCAGCCGCACTGCCAAATTCATCAATAACGCCGGTGGCGTGCTGACCAACGAGATTGCCGATGCTGACTTGTGGCAAAAATTTGTGGATGGCGGCGAGACTATTGCCAATTACTACGAAACTCGCGACTACAGTAAAGCCATGCGCGAAATTATGGCGTTGGCCGATGCCGCCAACGAATATATCGCTACCCAAGAACCGTGGAAGCTGGCCAAACAGGCCGGTGCCGAAGCGCGAACCCAAGCGGTTTGTACCCTGGGTATCAATATGTTCCGTGCCTTACTGACTTATTTGAAGCCGGTATTACCCGCGCTGACCGCCGATGCTGAAGCCTTTTTGGGCGAAACCCTGAGCTGGAATGCGCCGATCAGTTTCCGTGCCGGTGAGAAGATCAACGAGTTCAAACCACTGCTCACCCGCATTGAAAAAGACAAGGTAGATGCCATGATCGATTCCAGTAAAGAAGCCTTGGCGACTGCTGCGCCAAAAGCGGAAGAGAAAACCTCAGACGTTGAACCTATCGCCGCTGAAATCGACTTTACTGATTTTGCCAAGGTGGATTTACGTATAGCCCTGATCGCCAACGCTGAACATGTAGAGGGTTCCGACAAACTGTTGCGTTTAACTCTGGATTTGGGCGGCGAAACCCGCAACGTGTTCTCCGGCATCAAAAGCGCTTACGACCCGAAAGACTTGGTCGGCAAGCTAACTGTAGTAGTTGCCAACCTCAAGCCGCGCAAAATGAAGTTCGGTATGAGCGAAGGCATGGTGCTGGCCGCTGGCC